The Pseudomonas berkeleyensis genome includes a region encoding these proteins:
- a CDS encoding 3-carboxy-cis,cis-muconate cycloisomerase: MRAIFCDAGRVQGMLDFEAALARAEARVGLIPADAMAPIEAACKAELYDYPALAQAIATAGNSAIPLVKALGKRIAATDPEAERYVHLGATSQDAMDSGLVLQLRAAIGLLESDLAKLADALAAQAERHIDTPLAGRTWLQQATPVTLGMKLAGVLGAVTRHRQRLSELKPRLLSLQFGGASGSLAALGDAGWAVSGALAQELELNLPEQPWHTQRDRLVEFASLLGMIAGSLGKLGRDLSLLMQTEAGEVFEPAAPGKGGSSTMPHKRNPVSAAVLIGAATRAPGLVATMFAAMPQEHERSLGLWHAEWESLPELCCLVSGALQQALLVVPGLEVDAARMRANLELTQGLVLAEAVSIALAQKIGRDAAHHLIEQCCKQAVREGAHLRAVLGANAEVSAQLSAAELDRLLDAAHYLGQARCWVERAIIEHTQFSS, encoded by the coding sequence ATGCGCGCGATCTTCTGCGACGCCGGCCGGGTGCAGGGCATGCTCGATTTTGAGGCCGCCCTGGCACGGGCCGAGGCGCGTGTCGGGCTGATCCCCGCCGATGCCATGGCGCCCATCGAGGCCGCCTGCAAGGCCGAACTCTACGATTACCCGGCGCTGGCCCAGGCCATCGCTACCGCTGGCAATTCTGCCATCCCGCTGGTCAAGGCACTGGGCAAGCGCATCGCCGCCACTGACCCTGAGGCCGAGCGCTACGTGCACCTCGGCGCCACCAGCCAGGACGCCATGGACAGCGGCCTGGTGCTGCAGCTGCGCGCCGCGATTGGCCTGCTGGAAAGCGATCTGGCGAAACTGGCCGATGCCCTGGCGGCGCAGGCCGAGCGCCATATCGATACACCTCTGGCCGGGCGCACCTGGCTGCAACAGGCCACGCCGGTGACGCTCGGCATGAAGTTGGCCGGCGTACTCGGTGCCGTTACCCGCCATCGCCAGCGTCTGAGCGAGCTCAAGCCGCGCCTGCTGAGCCTGCAGTTCGGCGGCGCTTCCGGCAGTCTGGCGGCACTCGGCGATGCCGGTTGGGCAGTCAGCGGTGCGCTGGCGCAGGAACTGGAGCTGAACCTGCCCGAGCAACCCTGGCACACCCAGCGTGATCGCCTGGTGGAGTTTGCCAGTCTGCTAGGGATGATCGCCGGCAGCCTGGGCAAGCTGGGTCGCGACCTCAGCCTGCTGATGCAGACCGAGGCTGGCGAAGTCTTCGAGCCGGCCGCGCCGGGCAAGGGTGGTTCGTCGACCATGCCGCACAAGCGCAACCCGGTCAGCGCCGCCGTGCTGATCGGCGCCGCTACCCGTGCACCGGGCCTGGTGGCGACGATGTTCGCCGCCATGCCACAGGAGCACGAGCGCAGCCTCGGTTTGTGGCACGCCGAATGGGAAAGCCTGCCGGAGCTGTGCTGCCTGGTCTCCGGCGCCCTGCAGCAGGCGCTGCTGGTGGTGCCGGGCCTGGAGGTGGATGCTGCGCGCATGCGCGCCAACCTGGAGCTGACCCAGGGCCTGGTGCTGGCCGAGGCGGTGAGCATCGCCCTGGCGCAGAAGATCGGCCGCGATGCTGCCCATCATCTGATTGAACAGTGCTGCAAACAGGCCGTGCGCGAGGGCGCTCATCTGCGCGCGGTGCTCGGCGCCAACGCCGAGGTCAGCGCACAACTTTCCGCTGCCGAGCTGGATCGCCTGCTCGATGCAGCCCATTACTTGGGCCAGGCCCGCTGCTGGGTCGAGCGGGCCATCATCGAACACACGCAATTTTCGTCTTAG